A genomic segment from Pseudoduganella chitinolytica encodes:
- a CDS encoding Hsp20 family protein produces MRTFDLTPLYRTAIGFDRLAQMLNNAEAQPSYPPYNIELVSEDQYRIVMALAGFDRSEIDITSERDTLHIVGRKQKDGNERTYLHRGIAARDFEQRFQLANHVKVTGASFTNGMLTIDLVREVPEALKPRKIAIDGVTNSDVPAIEEQRAA; encoded by the coding sequence ATGCGTACTTTTGACCTGACTCCGCTGTACCGTACCGCTATCGGCTTCGACCGCCTGGCACAGATGCTGAACAATGCCGAGGCCCAGCCCAGCTACCCTCCGTATAACATCGAACTCGTGTCGGAAGACCAGTACCGCATCGTGATGGCACTGGCCGGCTTCGACCGTTCGGAAATCGACATCACCAGCGAACGCGACACCCTGCACATCGTCGGCCGCAAGCAGAAGGACGGCAACGAACGCACCTACCTGCACCGCGGTATCGCGGCCCGCGACTTCGAGCAGCGCTTCCAGCTGGCGAATCACGTCAAGGTAACGGGCGCCTCCTTCACCAACGGCATGCTCACCATCGACCTGGTGCGTGAAGTACCCGAAGCGCTCAAGCCGCGCAAGATCGCCATCGACGGCGTCACGAACTCGGACGTTCCCGCCATCGAAGAGCAGCGCGCGGCCTGA
- a CDS encoding Hsp20 family protein, which yields MRTFDLAPLYRTAIGFDRLAQLLNNDSQPSYPPYNVELVNEDQYRIVMALAGFDRAEIDITSERDSLVVTGRKQKEAVERTFLHRGIAARDFEQRFQLANHVKVTGASFNNGMLTIDLVREVPEAFKPRKIAIDGAGANVTALDDKRAAA from the coding sequence ATGCGTACTTTTGACCTTGCTCCCCTGTACCGTACCGCCATCGGCTTCGATCGCCTGGCCCAGCTGCTGAACAACGATTCGCAGCCCAGCTATCCGCCGTACAACGTCGAACTGGTCAACGAGGACCAGTATCGCATCGTGATGGCGCTGGCCGGCTTCGACCGTGCCGAAATCGACATCACCAGCGAACGCGATTCGCTGGTCGTGACGGGCCGCAAGCAGAAGGAGGCCGTCGAGCGCACCTTCCTGCACCGTGGTATCGCGGCGCGCGATTTCGAGCAACGCTTCCAGCTGGCCAACCATGTCAAGGTGACGGGCGCCTCCTTCAACAACGGCATGCTGACCATCGACCTGGTGCGTGAAGTGCCGGAAGCGTTCAAGCCGCGCAAGATCGCCATCGACGGCGCCGGTGCGAACGTCACGGCGCTCGACGACAAGCGCGCCGCTGCTTGA
- a CDS encoding DegQ family serine endoprotease → MSKNTVVSMTMKRLVLTLCAVGVLGAGAAIAVQRNSNAEATPAVPAAASVATPSAAVPANAAAGAPAPTPAPMIALPDFSVIASRNGPAVVNISTTGRVRAGYENRAEPFADDPFFEFFRRFQGPQRGGGGREAPSHGVGSGFIVSADGIILTNAHVVRDASEVSVKLADRREFRAKVLGSDPKTDVAVLKIDAKNLPVVPLGRSTELKVGEWVLAIGSPFGLESTVTAGVVSAKGRSLDEGSVPFIQTDVAVNPGNSGGPLFNTKGEVVGINSQIYSQTGGYQGLSFAIPIDLANRIKEQIVATGKVVHARLGVTVQEVNQGFADSFGLATPEGALVANVEPGSPGDQAGLKPGDVIRTVNGQKIVASGDLPALVALAKPGDKVTLDVWRQGKAVTLTGKLGNANTRAVASTDERAPADKLRLGLALRPLDPLERRQTGLPAGLVIEDAGGAAASAGVQPGDVLLSVNGRMVTSVEQVRDVVARADRSVALLIQRGEERIFIPVRLG, encoded by the coding sequence ATGAGCAAGAATACTGTTGTCTCGATGACGATGAAGCGCCTGGTGCTGACGCTGTGCGCGGTCGGCGTACTGGGTGCCGGCGCAGCGATAGCAGTACAGCGCAACAGCAACGCCGAGGCCACGCCTGCCGTGCCCGCGGCCGCCAGCGTGGCGACGCCAAGTGCCGCCGTGCCGGCCAATGCCGCCGCGGGCGCCCCGGCCCCCACGCCTGCGCCCATGATCGCCTTGCCCGACTTTAGCGTGATCGCCTCGCGCAACGGTCCTGCCGTCGTCAACATCAGCACGACGGGCCGGGTGCGCGCGGGCTACGAAAACCGCGCCGAGCCCTTCGCCGATGACCCGTTCTTCGAATTCTTCCGCCGCTTCCAAGGCCCGCAACGGGGCGGTGGAGGCCGCGAGGCGCCCAGCCATGGCGTGGGCTCCGGCTTCATCGTCAGTGCGGACGGCATCATCCTGACCAATGCCCACGTGGTGCGCGACGCCAGCGAGGTGTCCGTCAAGCTGGCCGACCGCCGCGAATTCCGCGCCAAGGTGCTGGGCTCCGATCCGAAGACGGACGTGGCGGTGCTGAAGATCGACGCGAAGAACCTCCCCGTCGTGCCGCTGGGGCGCTCGACGGAACTGAAGGTGGGCGAATGGGTGCTGGCGATCGGCTCACCCTTCGGCCTGGAAAGCACGGTCACGGCCGGCGTCGTCAGTGCCAAGGGGCGCTCGCTGGACGAAGGCAGCGTGCCATTCATCCAGACCGACGTGGCCGTCAACCCCGGCAACTCGGGCGGCCCGTTGTTCAACACGAAAGGCGAAGTGGTCGGCATCAACTCGCAGATCTACAGCCAGACGGGCGGCTACCAGGGCCTGTCGTTCGCGATCCCGATCGACCTGGCCAACCGCATCAAGGAGCAGATCGTCGCGACCGGCAAGGTGGTGCATGCGCGCCTGGGCGTGACGGTGCAGGAAGTGAACCAGGGCTTTGCCGACTCGTTCGGCCTGGCGACACCGGAAGGCGCGCTGGTGGCGAACGTCGAGCCGGGCAGCCCGGGCGACCAGGCCGGCCTGAAGCCGGGCGACGTGATCCGCACCGTCAACGGCCAGAAGATCGTCGCATCCGGCGACCTGCCCGCGCTGGTGGCGCTGGCCAAGCCGGGCGACAAGGTCACGCTCGACGTCTGGCGCCAGGGCAAGGCCGTCACCTTGACGGGCAAGCTGGGCAACGCCAATACGCGGGCCGTCGCCAGCACCGACGAGCGGGCCCCGGCCGACAAGCTGCGCCTGGGCCTGGCACTGCGTCCGCTCGATCCGCTGGAGCGGCGCCAGACCGGGCTGCCGGCCGGTCTGGTGATCGAGGACGCGGGCGGTGCCGCCGCCAGCGCCGGCGTGCAGCCGGGCGACGTGCTGCTGTCCGTGAACGGGCGCATGGTGACGTCGGTGGAACAGGTGCGCGACGTGGTGGCGCGCGCCGACCGCTCGGTGGCGTTGCTGATCCAGCGTGGCGAGGAACGCATATTCATCCCGGTCCGGCTGGGCTGA
- a CDS encoding response regulator yields MRLLLVEDDVMIGEVVLDLLRAEHYAVDWVKDGAMADTALQTQTYDLVLLDLGLPRKDGLEVLRSMRTRKELTPVLVATARDAVEQRIAGLDAGADDYVLKPYDLDELLARIRALLRRSAGRAEPVFEHKGVSINPQTREVIAGGQPVSLSAREWAVLEALIARPGIVLSRAQLEEKLYSWKDEVNSNAVEVYIHGLRKKLGSELIQNVRGLGYMVPKV; encoded by the coding sequence ATGCGGCTCTTGCTGGTGGAAGACGATGTAATGATCGGTGAAGTGGTACTGGACCTGCTCCGGGCCGAACATTACGCCGTCGATTGGGTCAAGGATGGCGCGATGGCCGATACGGCGCTGCAGACGCAGACGTACGACCTCGTGCTGCTGGACCTGGGCTTGCCCCGCAAGGACGGCCTGGAAGTGCTGCGCTCGATGCGCACGCGCAAGGAACTGACGCCGGTGCTGGTGGCGACCGCGCGCGATGCGGTCGAACAGCGCATCGCCGGCCTGGACGCGGGTGCCGACGACTACGTGTTGAAGCCCTACGACCTGGACGAGCTGCTGGCCCGCATCCGCGCACTGCTGCGCCGCTCGGCGGGCCGGGCCGAGCCCGTGTTCGAGCACAAGGGCGTGTCGATCAATCCGCAGACGCGCGAAGTGATCGCGGGCGGCCAGCCCGTCAGCCTGTCGGCGCGCGAATGGGCCGTGCTGGAAGCGCTGATCGCGCGCCCCGGGATCGTGCTGTCGCGCGCGCAGCTGGAGGAAAAGCTGTACAGCTGGAAGGATGAAGTGAACAGCAACGCCGTCGAAGTCTACATCCACGGGCTGCGCAAGAAGCTGGGCAGTGAACTGATCCAGAACGTGCGGGGCCTGGGCTACATGGTGCCGAAAGTATGA
- a CDS encoding ATP-binding protein: MPKVSVSHSLRGRLLWFLLAAITMAALAQAMIAYRSALHDADQIFDYHMQQMALALRSGVPLANSVHGPSVDPGNDDMVVQVWTPDGIQVFRSISRAELPQRAVLGFSNVKAKGTTYRVFSVQTSNQTVQIAQDMAVRKRMAGALALRTVGPIAMMAPVLMLVVWWVVSGSLAPVARVRRQVASRQADDLSPVSESDLPDEVKPLVHELNLLFGRVRTAFDAQQHFVADAAHELRSPLAALKLQVLSLDRADDDAARAVAIGRLTAGIERATRLVEQLLVLARQEAAEAKLEPVSLTDLARRTLGDMANAAATRSIDLGLHQADEADVKGQGDALLVLLRNLVDNALKYTPAGGTVDVSVRAGTNAAQGATLVVEDSGPGISPEERERVFNRFYRVPGSTATGSGLGLAIIKAIAERHGATLTLDQSARLGGLLVQVAFPPTQAPASGKPGPAARAS, translated from the coding sequence ATGCCCAAGGTCAGCGTCTCGCACTCGCTGCGTGGCCGGCTGCTGTGGTTCCTGCTGGCCGCCATCACGATGGCCGCGCTGGCGCAGGCGATGATCGCCTACCGCAGCGCGCTGCACGACGCCGACCAGATCTTCGATTACCACATGCAGCAGATGGCGCTGGCGCTGCGCTCCGGCGTGCCGCTGGCCAATTCCGTGCATGGCCCCAGCGTCGATCCCGGCAACGACGACATGGTGGTGCAGGTCTGGACGCCCGATGGCATCCAGGTGTTTCGCTCGATCTCGCGCGCCGAGCTGCCGCAGCGTGCCGTACTGGGCTTCTCCAACGTCAAGGCCAAGGGCACGACGTACCGCGTGTTTTCCGTCCAGACCAGCAACCAGACCGTGCAGATCGCCCAGGACATGGCCGTGCGCAAGCGCATGGCCGGCGCGCTGGCGCTGCGCACCGTGGGTCCCATCGCGATGATGGCACCGGTGCTGATGCTGGTGGTGTGGTGGGTCGTCAGCGGCTCGCTGGCCCCCGTGGCACGGGTGCGGCGCCAGGTGGCGTCGCGCCAGGCGGACGACCTGTCGCCCGTGTCGGAATCGGACCTGCCCGACGAGGTCAAGCCGCTGGTACATGAACTGAACCTGCTGTTCGGGCGCGTGCGCACGGCATTCGACGCCCAGCAGCACTTCGTGGCCGATGCCGCGCACGAGCTGCGCTCGCCGCTGGCCGCGCTCAAGCTGCAGGTGCTGAGCCTGGACCGTGCGGACGACGACGCGGCCCGCGCCGTCGCCATCGGCCGCCTCACGGCCGGCATCGAACGCGCCACCCGCCTGGTCGAGCAGTTGCTGGTGCTGGCCCGGCAGGAAGCGGCCGAGGCAAAGCTGGAGCCGGTCAGCCTGACCGACCTGGCGCGCCGCACGCTGGGCGACATGGCCAATGCGGCCGCCACCCGCTCGATCGACCTGGGCCTGCATCAGGCCGACGAGGCGGACGTGAAGGGGCAGGGCGACGCGCTGCTGGTCCTGCTGCGCAACCTGGTCGACAACGCGTTGAAATACACGCCGGCCGGTGGCACGGTGGACGTGTCGGTACGCGCCGGGACCAACGCTGCCCAAGGCGCGACGCTGGTGGTCGAGGACAGCGGCCCCGGCATCTCGCCGGAAGAACGCGAGCGTGTCTTCAACCGCTTTTACCGGGTGCCGGGCAGCACGGCCACGGGCAGCGGGCTGGGCCTGGCCATCATCAAGGCCATCGCCGAGCGCCACGGCGCCACCTTGACGCTGGACCAGTCGGCCCGGCTGGGCGGCCTCCTGGTGCAGGTGGCATTCCCGCCGACGCAGGCCCCGGCGTCCGGCAAGCCCGGGCCCGCCGCCAGGGCATCCTGA
- the coaD gene encoding pantetheine-phosphate adenylyltransferase, whose protein sequence is MKKIGFSGTLDPITNGHMWVIGEARSIAEEVVVFLSENSTKQPKFSAEERRAIVLESCAERQWDNVQVVLVKSDYTARVARKHGIDYLIRGIRTTADFDYENLIQQTNVEVIGGAKTLFVMPPRDLGSVSSSFVKALEGPVGWNWTMKKFVPGPAYRSWILDWLHKEWLSLWPAGDDAAAANAQAWFARLTGADAYGGAERHYHNLDHLVHGLAEIRAWSANTRPDKRDIDIVRAAFWFHDVVYAHGAADGVSNEEASARLWLESALAADAAMADEVAQLIRATDHFQGGAVSHPLKDIMLGVDLAILGQDEEVYSHYARGIRAEYGHVPDEHYNRQRGQVLVHLRGKAEQRQLFVNRWFADQYNELAIVNMTRELAMLG, encoded by the coding sequence ATGAAGAAAATCGGTTTCTCGGGCACTCTGGACCCGATCACGAACGGCCATATGTGGGTGATCGGCGAGGCCCGTTCGATCGCCGAGGAGGTGGTCGTCTTCCTTTCCGAGAACTCCACCAAGCAGCCGAAGTTCTCCGCCGAGGAGCGCCGCGCGATCGTGCTGGAGAGCTGTGCCGAACGTCAGTGGGACAATGTCCAGGTGGTCCTCGTCAAGAGCGACTACACGGCGCGCGTGGCACGCAAGCACGGCATCGACTACCTGATCCGGGGCATCCGCACGACGGCCGATTTCGACTACGAGAACCTGATCCAGCAGACCAACGTGGAAGTGATCGGCGGCGCCAAGACGCTGTTCGTGATGCCGCCGCGCGACCTGGGTTCCGTCAGCTCGAGCTTCGTCAAGGCGCTGGAAGGCCCTGTCGGCTGGAACTGGACGATGAAGAAATTCGTTCCCGGCCCCGCCTACCGTTCGTGGATCCTGGACTGGCTGCACAAGGAGTGGCTGTCGCTGTGGCCAGCCGGCGACGACGCGGCGGCCGCCAATGCCCAAGCGTGGTTTGCCCGCCTGACGGGCGCCGATGCCTACGGCGGCGCCGAGCGCCATTATCACAACCTGGACCACCTGGTGCACGGCCTGGCGGAAATCCGCGCGTGGAGCGCCAATACGCGGCCGGACAAGCGTGACATCGACATCGTGCGCGCCGCCTTCTGGTTCCACGACGTGGTGTACGCCCACGGCGCGGCGGACGGCGTCTCCAACGAGGAGGCGAGCGCCCGCCTGTGGCTGGAGAGCGCCCTGGCGGCCGACGCGGCGATGGCGGACGAAGTGGCGCAACTGATCCGCGCGACCGACCATTTCCAGGGCGGCGCGGTCAGCCATCCGCTCAAGGACATCATGCTGGGCGTGGACCTGGCCATCCTGGGCCAGGACGAGGAAGTGTACAGCCACTACGCGCGCGGCATCCGCGCCGAATACGGGCACGTGCCGGACGAGCACTACAACCGCCAGCGCGGCCAGGTGCTGGTCCACCTGCGCGGCAAGGCCGAGCAGCGCCAGTTGTTCGTCAACCGCTGGTTCGCCGACCAGTACAACGAACTGGCTATCGTCAACATGACGCGCGAACTGGCGATGTTGGGCTGA
- a CDS encoding tetratricopeptide repeat protein — MRYVLPALVAALLLAGCRHEPLPSSAQIEALAMTAAQRADATAEQHLQRLATQGMPVAQRELGILYRGRPAARADAERLLRQAAQAGDAQAAFHLGELYRLPAPGITADAAAAWPWYRQAAEGGQAKAALRLGLMAKNGDGVPRDPAGAARWLQLASDLGNAHAMFLLSYAYREGDGVAPDPARAAALLEQAAEHEYPPALQELALTVGDPTRAGHLMKEATEHRRNNWNRF, encoded by the coding sequence ATGCGCTACGTGCTGCCGGCGCTGGTCGCGGCGCTCTTGTTGGCGGGCTGCCGGCATGAGCCGCTGCCCTCGTCCGCGCAGATCGAGGCGCTGGCGATGACGGCGGCGCAGCGTGCCGACGCGACGGCCGAACAGCACTTGCAGCGGCTCGCCACGCAAGGCATGCCGGTCGCGCAGCGCGAGCTGGGCATCCTGTACCGGGGCCGCCCCGCCGCACGCGCCGATGCCGAACGGCTGCTGCGCCAGGCCGCGCAGGCCGGCGACGCGCAGGCCGCATTCCACCTGGGCGAGCTGTATCGCCTGCCCGCGCCGGGCATTACCGCCGATGCCGCGGCCGCATGGCCGTGGTACCGGCAGGCGGCCGAGGGCGGCCAGGCGAAAGCGGCGCTGCGCCTTGGATTGATGGCGAAGAATGGGGATGGCGTGCCGCGCGACCCGGCCGGCGCGGCGCGCTGGCTGCAACTGGCCAGCGACCTGGGGAATGCGCATGCGATGTTCCTGCTGTCGTACGCTTACCGCGAAGGCGACGGCGTGGCACCCGATCCGGCCAGGGCGGCGGCGCTGCTGGAGCAAGCGGCGGAGCACGAATATCCACCGGCATTGCAGGAGCTGGCGCTGACGGTCGGCGATCCCACCCGGGCGGGGCACCTGATGAAGGAGGCGACCGAGCACCGGCGCAATAACTGGAACCGGTTTTAG
- a CDS encoding bifunctional 2',3'-cyclic-nucleotide 2'-phosphodiesterase/3'-nucleotidase, which translates to MKTNQVMVAAWMAAGLVGLAGCGGDDPPPAMPTQPPAAGKVPEGTTVTFALMETTDLHSNVLSYNYYSLAEDTSLGMERTSTLIQAARAENPNNVLLDDGDVIQGTLLGDLQAVTSPVPCSGTLAVHKAMNALKYDGGGMGNHEFNYGLPFLSQVTNTDFNIPGVTKPTGTCGAPAFPLVLSNVTGVASGKPIFQPYAVLPRAFTARAPDGSSVNVQLNIGIMSFVPPQILEWDQKNLAGKVAVSGAKEAAQQYIPELRAKGADVIVALSHGGLDPSPYSPKMENQSYHLAGTGIDALLIGHSHLIFPKGKEPGAAALDPSLAALPASAKVDAVNGFVNGVPTVMAQSWGRRLGIIRMTMVYQGGKWVTQPAKTNVESRGFKYTDGSTLVKADPAIAALVAKEHADTIAYAKQPLGVTTDFEMSSYFSLVGDVSAIQLVNQAQIDYVKNFIATSTDPVLASYKAIPVISCSAPFKAGRNGPSDFTDVAPGASAAAPIGLQVRNPGDLYLYSNNNLQAVKIKGADLKAWLEASAKQFGQIDPARTAEQDLVPSYGTIYNYDVFYAENNALTYQIDVTKPAGSRIVNLVYQGKPVGDTDDFIVATNDYRAGGGGNVPGIDGSKTIIKSPDANQTVVSNYLQKVGKATGKVTLAANGNARSWSFAKVATAGPVILRSAPGHLALARASGIAAVTAEGGLDASGFAKYTIDLSK; encoded by the coding sequence ATGAAGACGAATCAGGTGATGGTGGCGGCATGGATGGCGGCGGGGCTGGTCGGCCTGGCCGGTTGCGGCGGCGACGATCCGCCGCCGGCCATGCCGACGCAGCCGCCCGCGGCGGGCAAGGTCCCGGAAGGCACGACCGTCACGTTCGCGCTGATGGAAACCACCGACCTGCATTCGAATGTCCTCAGTTACAACTACTATTCGCTGGCCGAGGACACCAGCCTCGGCATGGAGCGCACGTCCACCTTGATCCAGGCCGCACGGGCGGAGAACCCGAACAACGTGCTGCTGGACGACGGCGACGTAATCCAGGGCACCCTGCTGGGCGACCTGCAGGCCGTGACAAGCCCCGTGCCCTGCTCCGGCACGCTGGCCGTGCACAAGGCCATGAACGCGCTGAAGTACGACGGCGGCGGCATGGGCAACCACGAATTCAACTACGGCCTGCCGTTCCTGTCGCAGGTCACCAACACGGACTTCAACATTCCCGGCGTGACGAAGCCGACGGGCACCTGCGGCGCGCCCGCGTTCCCGCTGGTCCTCAGCAACGTCACCGGTGTCGCCAGCGGCAAGCCGATCTTCCAGCCGTATGCGGTGCTGCCGCGCGCGTTTACCGCCAGGGCGCCGGACGGCAGCAGCGTGAACGTGCAGCTCAATATCGGCATCATGAGCTTCGTGCCGCCGCAGATCCTGGAGTGGGACCAGAAGAACCTGGCCGGCAAGGTCGCCGTCAGCGGCGCGAAGGAAGCGGCGCAGCAGTACATTCCCGAACTGCGCGCCAAAGGGGCGGACGTCATCGTGGCGCTGTCGCACGGCGGCCTCGATCCCAGCCCCTACAGCCCCAAGATGGAGAACCAGAGCTACCACCTGGCCGGCACCGGCATCGATGCGCTGCTGATCGGCCACTCGCACCTGATCTTCCCGAAGGGGAAGGAGCCGGGGGCGGCGGCGCTCGACCCGTCGCTGGCCGCGCTGCCGGCCAGCGCCAAGGTCGATGCCGTCAACGGCTTCGTCAACGGCGTCCCGACCGTGATGGCGCAGAGCTGGGGCCGGCGCCTCGGCATCATCCGCATGACGATGGTCTACCAGGGCGGCAAGTGGGTCACGCAGCCGGCGAAGACAAACGTCGAATCGCGCGGCTTCAAGTACACGGACGGCAGCACCCTCGTCAAGGCCGATCCGGCCATCGCCGCGCTGGTCGCAAAGGAACATGCCGACACCATCGCCTACGCCAAGCAGCCGCTGGGCGTGACGACGGATTTCGAGATGTCGTCGTATTTCTCGCTGGTGGGTGACGTCTCCGCAATCCAGCTGGTAAACCAGGCCCAGATCGACTACGTGAAGAACTTCATCGCCACGTCGACCGATCCCGTGCTGGCATCGTACAAGGCCATCCCGGTCATCTCGTGCAGCGCGCCGTTCAAGGCCGGCCGCAACGGGCCATCCGACTTCACCGACGTGGCGCCGGGCGCCAGCGCCGCCGCCCCGATCGGCCTGCAGGTGCGCAACCCGGGCGACCTTTACCTGTACAGCAACAACAACCTGCAGGCCGTGAAGATCAAGGGTGCGGACCTGAAGGCCTGGCTGGAAGCGTCGGCCAAACAGTTCGGCCAGATCGACCCGGCCAGGACGGCGGAGCAGGACCTGGTGCCGAGCTACGGCACGATCTACAACTATGACGTGTTCTACGCCGAGAACAACGCGCTGACGTACCAGATCGACGTGACGAAGCCGGCCGGCAGCCGCATCGTCAACCTCGTCTACCAGGGCAAGCCGGTGGGGGACACGGACGACTTCATCGTCGCCACCAACGACTATCGCGCCGGTGGCGGCGGCAACGTGCCCGGCATCGACGGCAGCAAGACCATCATCAAGTCGCCGGATGCCAACCAGACCGTCGTCAGCAACTACCTGCAGAAGGTCGGCAAGGCGACCGGCAAGGTCACGCTGGCCGCCAATGGCAACGCGCGCAGCTGGTCGTTCGCCAAGGTGGCGACGGCCGGCCCCGTGATCCTGCGCTCGGCACCAGGCCACCTGGCGCTGGCGCGCGCCAGCGGCATCGCCGCCGTCACGGCCGAAGGCGGACTCGATGCCAGCGGCTTTGCCAAGTACACCATCGACCTGTCGAAGTGA